A genomic window from Brachyspira sp. SAP_772 includes:
- the secA gene encoding preprotein translocase subunit SecA, which yields MGAMDLVFKLIFGSKEQNDAKILKPIAEKTLTFEEEIKKLTNEELTNKTKEFRQRVEDYIGCKTEELDLSKEENKKKLQDILDELLPEAFAVVREASLRTTGMRHFDVQIMGGAVLHQGRIAEMKTGEGKTLVATLAVYLNALTGLGVHVVTVNDYLAKRDAEWMMPIYSMLGISVGILDNTRPHSPERRAVYNCDVVYGTNNEFGFDYLRDNMVVRKEDKVQRKFYHAIVDEVDSILIDEARTPLIISGPAEKNIKMYYEIDRIIPMLKQAETDERMKEVAGTGDYVLIEKDKNVYLTEEGVKKVENLLNIENLYGAQSSTIVHHVNQALKAHKVFKKDVDYMVTDGEVLIVDEFTGRVLEGRRYSDGLHQAIEAKEKVAIQNESQTYATITFQNYFRMYPKLSGMTGTAETEAEEFYKIYKLDVAVIPTNKPIARQDLSDRIYRTRKAKFEALAKYIKELQDAGKPVLVGTVSVEMNEELSKVFKRHKITHEVLNAKNHSREAQIIAQAGEPGAVTLATNMAGRGTDIVLGGNPIAKGVSEIEQILTIMRDRAFKERDPYKKEELNQKVKSIDLYKEAFVRFVIAGKLDEARELAEKNNALEMLEKVDRITQINEKSKIDKEKVLAAGGLHVIGSERHEARRIDNQLRGRSGRQGDPGLSVFFLSLEDDLMRLFGGERVSSMMLAMGMGEEEELGHKWLNKSIENAQRKVEGRNFDIRKHLLEYDDVMNQQRMAVYAERDYILYSDDISPRIEEIISDVTDSTIREIADGKKTVDPMEITKWLNSYLIGIDEDAANKAVEGGVENAIKNLTNILLEAYRKKSLEVDEKIFREVEKNIFLSIIDNRWKDHLFAMDSLREGIGLRGYAEKNPLTEYKLEGYKMFVATMDVIHNELVNLLMRVRIMPNAFNNTERESAFDGGVEEKSSASAMDGNNNQNAKPKIAQAQVKMTNKIGRNDPCPCGSGKKYKHCHGRDNKEN from the coding sequence ATGGGAGCGATGGATTTAGTATTTAAATTAATATTTGGCTCTAAAGAACAAAATGATGCTAAAATATTAAAACCTATAGCAGAGAAGACATTAACATTTGAAGAAGAAATAAAGAAATTAACTAATGAAGAATTAACTAATAAAACAAAAGAATTCAGGCAAAGAGTAGAAGATTATATAGGCTGTAAGACAGAGGAATTAGATTTATCAAAAGAAGAGAATAAAAAGAAACTTCAAGATATATTAGATGAATTGCTTCCAGAGGCATTTGCTGTTGTACGCGAGGCGAGTTTAAGAACTACGGGTATGAGGCATTTTGATGTGCAGATAATGGGTGGAGCAGTTTTGCATCAGGGAAGAATTGCTGAGATGAAAACTGGTGAAGGTAAGACACTTGTTGCTACTTTGGCAGTTTATCTTAATGCTTTAACAGGGCTTGGGGTGCATGTAGTTACAGTGAATGATTATCTTGCTAAAAGGGATGCTGAATGGATGATGCCTATATACTCTATGCTTGGCATTAGTGTTGGAATACTTGATAATACTAGACCGCATTCACCAGAGAGAAGAGCTGTTTATAATTGCGATGTTGTTTATGGTACTAATAATGAGTTTGGTTTCGACTATTTAAGAGATAATATGGTTGTGAGAAAAGAAGATAAAGTGCAGAGAAAGTTTTATCATGCCATAGTGGACGAGGTTGACAGTATTTTAATAGACGAAGCTAGAACTCCTCTTATAATATCAGGACCTGCAGAAAAAAATATTAAAATGTATTATGAGATAGATAGAATTATACCTATGCTTAAGCAGGCAGAGACAGATGAGAGAATGAAAGAGGTTGCTGGTACTGGTGATTATGTATTAATAGAAAAAGATAAAAATGTGTACCTTACAGAAGAGGGTGTAAAAAAAGTAGAAAACCTTCTTAATATAGAAAACCTCTATGGTGCACAAAGCAGCACTATAGTTCACCATGTTAATCAGGCATTAAAGGCACATAAAGTGTTTAAAAAAGATGTTGATTATATGGTTACAGACGGGGAAGTGTTGATTGTAGATGAGTTTACAGGCCGTGTTCTTGAAGGAAGACGTTATAGTGATGGGCTTCACCAAGCAATAGAGGCTAAAGAAAAAGTTGCTATACAAAATGAATCTCAAACTTATGCAACAATTACTTTCCAAAACTATTTTAGAATGTATCCTAAACTTTCTGGTATGACTGGTACTGCAGAAACAGAGGCAGAAGAGTTTTATAAAATATATAAGCTAGATGTTGCAGTTATTCCTACAAACAAACCTATAGCAAGACAGGATTTATCAGATAGAATATATAGAACAAGAAAGGCAAAATTTGAGGCATTAGCAAAATATATTAAAGAGCTTCAAGATGCAGGAAAGCCTGTATTAGTTGGTACAGTGTCTGTTGAGATGAACGAAGAATTATCTAAAGTGTTTAAAAGACATAAAATCACTCATGAAGTACTTAATGCTAAAAACCACTCAAGAGAAGCTCAGATAATTGCACAGGCAGGAGAGCCGGGTGCTGTTACACTTGCTACAAACATGGCAGGACGTGGTACGGATATTGTTCTTGGTGGTAACCCTATTGCTAAGGGTGTTTCTGAGATAGAGCAAATACTTACAATAATGAGAGACAGGGCATTTAAAGAAAGAGACCCTTACAAAAAAGAAGAGTTAAATCAAAAAGTAAAATCTATAGACCTTTATAAAGAGGCTTTTGTTAGATTTGTTATTGCTGGTAAGCTTGATGAGGCTAGGGAGTTGGCTGAAAAAAATAATGCTTTAGAGATGCTTGAGAAGGTAGATAGGATTACTCAAATAAATGAAAAATCTAAGATTGATAAAGAAAAAGTACTTGCTGCTGGCGGTTTGCATGTTATAGGCAGTGAAAGGCATGAGGCTAGACGTATTGACAATCAGCTTCGCGGTAGGAGCGGAAGACAGGGAGACCCGGGACTCAGTGTATTTTTCTTATCGCTTGAAGATGATTTGATGAGGCTTTTTGGAGGCGAGAGAGTTTCTAGCATGATGCTTGCTATGGGCATGGGTGAAGAGGAAGAGCTTGGGCACAAGTGGCTTAACAAATCTATTGAAAATGCTCAGAGAAAAGTTGAAGGCAGAAACTTTGATATAAGAAAGCATTTGCTTGAGTATGATGATGTTATGAATCAGCAGCGTATGGCAGTTTATGCTGAGAGAGATTATATACTTTATTCTGATGATATTTCTCCAAGAATAGAAGAGATTATTTCTGATGTAACTGATTCTACAATAAGAGAGATAGCAGACGGCAAAAAAACAGTTGATCCTATGGAGATAACAAAATGGCTTAACAGTTATTTGATTGGTATAGATGAAGATGCAGCAAACAAGGCTGTTGAAGGCGGAGTTGAAAATGCAATAAAAAATCTCACCAACATATTATTAGAAGCATATAGAAAAAAATCTTTAGAGGTAGATGAAAAGATATTTAGAGAAGTAGAGAAAAATATATTCCTTTCAATTATAGATAATAGATGGAAAGACCATTTATTTGCTATGGACAGTTTAAGAGAGGGTATAGGACTTAGAGGATATGCAGAGAAAAACCCTCTTACAGAATATAAACTTGAAGGCTATAAAATGTTTGTAGCTACTATGGATGTTATTCATAATGAGCTTGTTAATCTTTTAATGAGAGTGAGAATAATGCCTAATGCATTTAACAATACTGAGAGAGAAAGTGCCTTTGACGGCGGCGTTGAAGAGAAAAGCAGTGCTAGTGCAATGGATGGTAACAATAATCAAAATGCTAAACCAAAAATAGCACAGGCTCAAGTAAAAATGACGAACAAAATAGGCAGAAACGATCCTTGTCCTTGCGGAAGCGGTAAGAAATATAAGCATTGTCATGGAAGAGATAATAAAGAGAATTAA
- a CDS encoding calcium/sodium antiporter yields the protein MTNILLYIVFTVAGILLLYLGGTYIVDGSVMIANRLKIPPIVIGLTVVAMGTSMPELFVSLFGAVRGESAIAVGNVIGSNIFNIVFVLGVSALFMNMSAGKKSYHVSMLSMFIIYAVLFVTLFNFNTKSLIGDKISVVEGVILLVLLCIYVYYLYTVVSKDKDELAIFEKEVSSSTKTYSISRAIFKIVLSIFALAVGSDIFLKGVTGIFRNFISEHIIGFIVVAVGTSIPELVTSVIAASKKEADISIGNIVGSNIFNVGAVLGISSIASFKFGGIVLPAAQNYLIDYVIMVLSGLILLLFTFRGRSLTNVKGIIFLVVYIFYVLYLLKTTSV from the coding sequence ATGACAAATATTTTATTATATATAGTTTTTACAGTTGCGGGGATACTTCTATTATATCTTGGAGGCACATATATAGTTGATGGGAGCGTGATGATTGCAAACAGATTAAAAATTCCTCCTATAGTGATAGGGCTTACTGTTGTTGCAATGGGTACATCTATGCCTGAACTTTTTGTTAGTTTGTTTGGTGCTGTGAGGGGAGAGAGTGCTATTGCGGTTGGTAATGTTATTGGGAGTAATATATTTAATATAGTATTTGTGCTTGGGGTATCTGCTTTATTTATGAATATGTCTGCGGGCAAAAAATCTTATCATGTATCTATGCTTTCTATGTTTATAATATATGCTGTATTATTTGTTACTTTATTTAATTTTAATACTAAGAGTTTAATTGGTGATAAGATATCTGTTGTAGAGGGTGTAATACTTTTAGTTTTGCTATGCATATATGTTTATTATTTATATACTGTTGTCTCTAAAGATAAAGATGAGCTTGCTATATTTGAAAAAGAAGTATCATCATCTACAAAGACATATAGTATATCTAGGGCTATATTTAAAATTGTGCTGTCAATATTTGCTCTTGCTGTGGGGTCTGATATATTTTTGAAAGGTGTTACTGGAATATTTAGGAATTTTATAAGCGAGCATATTATTGGTTTTATAGTTGTTGCTGTTGGTACAAGCATACCAGAGTTAGTTACAAGTGTGATAGCTGCTTCAAAGAAAGAGGCTGATATATCTATAGGAAACATTGTTGGAAGCAATATTTTTAATGTTGGTGCTGTGCTTGGCATATCTTCTATAGCTTCATTTAAGTTTGGAGGAATAGTGCTTCCTGCTGCACAAAATTATTTAATAGACTATGTTATTATGGTTTTAAGCGGTTTAATATTATTGTTATTTACTTTTAGAGGAAGAAGTTTAACAAATGTAAAGGGAATTATATTTTTAGTAGTGTATATATTTTATGTATTATACTTATTAAAAACTACTTCTGTGTAA
- a CDS encoding ABC transporter permease, giving the protein MLGVRYLKAKKKFSFVSIITVICILGILVGDMVMITVLSVMNGFQDDIRDKILGMRAHINISAYGDQPLLNYEYVVDNIKDNKDITSIYPYIVLPSIMRTYTFTTLITVRSFEDDIFTKDRDFIKYFNFIEGDNKNLGTNDALIGSEMADDYALSVGDTIDIVSASGSFEKGFRPQKTTFTIKGIYKTGYYEYDSKMVIVPLKTGQSMLGYDGAVTGVAVKINNFFSADKVAKDIDLSLKQFYNVMPWMLFDRNFFQALHTEKLMLGLILSFIILIAALNIASSQIIFVKDKRRDIAIIKTLGLRPSNVAKVFFLEGAIIGGVGTILGVIFGILLASYVNETLEFIRAFLQSIVSIIWFIPAHISPSISVPIIPDFFPPDIYYVSNGLPSIIRFSQVFMVASISFLLSVLFAIIPAYIASKYKPAEVLRYE; this is encoded by the coding sequence ATGTTAGGTGTGAGATACCTAAAAGCTAAAAAGAAGTTTTCATTTGTTTCTATAATTACAGTGATATGTATACTAGGCATACTTGTGGGCGATATGGTTATGATTACTGTATTATCTGTTATGAATGGCTTTCAAGACGATATAAGAGATAAAATACTTGGAATGAGGGCACATATAAATATTAGTGCCTATGGGGATCAGCCTCTTCTAAACTATGAGTATGTTGTAGATAATATTAAAGACAATAAAGATATAACTAGTATTTACCCTTATATAGTTCTTCCTTCAATAATGCGTACATATACTTTTACTACGCTTATTACAGTTCGTTCATTTGAAGATGATATATTTACAAAAGACAGGGATTTTATTAAGTATTTCAATTTTATTGAGGGGGACAATAAAAATTTAGGTACTAATGATGCTTTAATAGGCTCTGAGATGGCAGATGATTATGCTTTATCTGTGGGGGACACTATTGATATAGTTTCTGCTTCTGGAAGTTTTGAAAAAGGCTTTAGACCTCAAAAGACAACTTTTACAATAAAGGGAATATACAAAACAGGATATTATGAATATGATAGTAAAATGGTAATAGTGCCTCTAAAAACAGGGCAGTCAATGCTTGGTTATGATGGTGCTGTAACGGGGGTAGCTGTAAAGATAAATAATTTTTTTAGTGCTGACAAAGTTGCAAAAGACATAGATTTATCATTAAAGCAATTTTATAATGTTATGCCTTGGATGCTTTTTGACAGAAACTTTTTTCAGGCACTTCATACAGAAAAGCTTATGCTTGGTTTAATATTATCTTTTATTATACTAATAGCAGCTCTCAACATAGCATCAAGCCAAATAATATTCGTTAAAGATAAAAGAAGAGATATTGCTATAATAAAGACACTAGGCTTAAGACCTTCAAATGTAGCTAAAGTATTCTTTTTGGAGGGGGCTATAATAGGAGGAGTTGGCACTATTTTGGGAGTGATATTTGGAATACTTCTTGCAAGTTATGTAAATGAAACTTTAGAGTTTATAAGGGCATTTTTACAATCTATAGTAAGTATTATATGGTTTATACCTGCACATATAAGTCCTTCTATAAGTGTACCTATAATACCTGATTTCTTCCCTCCTGATATTTATTATGTAAGTAATGGGCTTCCTTCAATAATACGTTTTTCACAAGTTTTTATGGTTGCTTCTATATCGTTTTTACTTTCTGTTTTATTTGCTATAATACCTGCATATATAGCAAGCAAATATAAACCTGCCGAGGTGTTAAGATATGAATAA
- a CDS encoding CsgG/HfaB family protein, with product MIRKLFCIILITSFCANLFSQITDNEITEKYIKENIAVFEIQDVSTGYSKDLGNKVTTLIENALTRMKRFNIVDRKNLDKYLKEMELQLTGITDEQVIEMGKIYGYSKAITGKITHSSTRFDYDSYDGTGTIYADVDLVLQIVDVSTTKILYSSKVSGSSFYSIDRYPSQAFRDAAIDEACNDLVYKVSDKMRNIFKITLKISDITDGNIILLAGYDHGLNKNTRFKVYSQSEDIVLPSGNVIEGTYKEKGTLRIKDMGSEYSIATVSRGRNIQVGDIVRETYIGNFIFGFNINYASYKINPLVKEFQSTNSTGKIKVNLNKNDYALGMHLKFGYDFQLFSPNISMGLLFGDFFKTSYGIDTRFNFDINIKIYQEIVKFVFTPYVGVGVTFTDIGEVYGGDYKNGSLLIPNGTKIRSTDIMLGIGLLANIQYNITDTLGINLAGGYRFYTKPINAGTYYEDNSFSMPEEIQTVNLTGLEFMVGIYGLF from the coding sequence ATGATTAGAAAACTATTTTGTATTATTTTGATAACATCATTTTGTGCAAATCTATTTTCACAAATCACAGATAATGAAATAACAGAAAAGTATATAAAAGAAAATATCGCTGTATTTGAAATACAAGATGTCTCTACAGGCTATAGCAAAGATTTGGGTAATAAGGTTACAACTTTAATAGAAAATGCCCTCACTAGAATGAAAAGGTTCAATATAGTAGATAGAAAAAATCTAGATAAATACCTAAAAGAAATGGAGCTTCAATTAACAGGCATCACAGATGAACAAGTGATAGAAATGGGAAAGATATATGGATACAGCAAAGCAATCACAGGAAAAATAACACATTCAAGTACCAGATTTGATTATGACAGCTATGACGGAACAGGAACAATATATGCTGATGTAGATTTGGTTTTGCAGATAGTTGATGTTTCTACAACAAAAATATTATACTCTTCAAAAGTAAGTGGTTCTAGCTTTTATTCTATAGACAGATATCCATCACAAGCTTTTAGAGATGCGGCTATTGATGAAGCTTGTAATGATTTGGTTTATAAAGTAAGTGACAAAATGAGAAATATTTTTAAAATAACTTTAAAAATATCTGATATTACAGATGGAAATATTATACTTTTGGCAGGATATGATCATGGACTTAATAAAAATACAAGATTTAAAGTATATTCACAATCTGAAGATATAGTTCTACCATCTGGAAATGTTATAGAAGGCACATATAAAGAAAAAGGTACTTTAAGAATAAAAGACATGGGAAGCGAATATTCTATAGCAACAGTATCAAGAGGAAGGAATATACAAGTTGGTGATATTGTAAGAGAAACATATATAGGAAATTTTATTTTTGGGTTTAATATAAATTATGCTTCATATAAAATCAATCCCTTAGTAAAAGAATTTCAGTCTACAAACTCTACAGGCAAAATAAAAGTAAATCTAAATAAAAATGACTATGCTTTAGGAATGCATCTTAAATTCGGGTATGATTTTCAGCTATTTTCCCCTAATATAAGCATGGGTTTATTATTTGGAGATTTCTTCAAAACTAGCTATGGAATTGATACTAGATTTAATTTTGATATAAACATAAAAATATATCAGGAAATAGTGAAATTTGTATTTACTCCATATGTAGGAGTTGGTGTAACTTTCACAGATATAGGCGAAGTATATGGCGGAGATTACAAAAATGGAAGTCTATTAATACCAAACGGCACTAAAATACGATCAACCGACATAATGCTAGGTATTGGACTTTTAGCAAATATACAGTATAATATAACCGATACATTAGGAATTAATTTAGCTGGCGGATATAGATTTTATACAAAGCCTATTAATGCTGGTACATATTATGAAGATAATAGCTTTAGTATGCCCGAAGAAATACAAACGGTTAATCTTACAGGCTTAGAGTTTATGGTAGGAATATATGGACTTTTTTAA
- a CDS encoding ABC transporter ATP-binding protein, which produces MNNNKMNSSNINREVLITIDKLVKTYMGPPKVEVLKSISLDIYKNEILAITGESGSGKTTLLNLIGGIDDITSGSININGNNIGKMNEGQLAKFRNKSLGYVFQFHNLLGEFSAIENVMIPALMLKYDKKGARLKAEELLETVGLKDRMHHRIGELSGGEAQRVAIARALINSPMVVLADEPTGNLDKKNAEIIREILWDMTKKTSSTLIIVTHSLSIASMADRKLRLEYGEKIVEY; this is translated from the coding sequence ATGAATAATAATAAAATGAATAGTAGTAATATTAATAGAGAAGTTTTAATAACTATAGATAAATTAGTAAAAACATACATGGGCCCTCCAAAAGTTGAAGTATTAAAATCTATAAGTTTAGATATTTATAAAAATGAGATATTGGCTATTACAGGGGAATCTGGAAGCGGTAAGACTACACTTTTAAACCTCATAGGCGGTATAGATGACATTACATCTGGAAGCATCAATATAAATGGTAACAATATAGGAAAAATGAATGAGGGGCAATTGGCTAAGTTTAGGAATAAATCTTTGGGATATGTGTTTCAATTTCATAATTTGCTTGGAGAGTTTAGTGCTATAGAAAATGTGATGATACCTGCTTTAATGTTAAAATATGATAAAAAAGGGGCACGGTTAAAGGCAGAAGAATTGCTTGAGACGGTTGGGCTTAAAGACAGGATGCATCATAGAATAGGGGAGCTTTCAGGAGGTGAAGCTCAGAGGGTTGCTATTGCTAGGGCTTTAATTAATAGCCCAATGGTTGTGTTGGCAGATGAGCCTACAGGAAATTTAGACAAAAAAAATGCTGAAATTATAAGAGAGATTTTATGGGATATGACTAAAAAAACTTCATCTACTTTAATCATTGTAACGCATTCTTTATCTATTGCGAGTATGGCTGATAGGAAATTAAGACTAGAATATGGAGAAAAAATAGTAGAATATTGA
- a CDS encoding Sir2 silent information regulator family NAD-dependent deacetylase, which translates to MNEQLNDIELTEKLKLAIEESDYILIGSGAGLSASAGFLYSGKRFDDNFMEYKDKYGLTDMYSASFYNYPSLEDFWGFFSLFVYINRYDIPADETHLNLLDIVKNKNYFVITTNVDGRFEAANFDKDRLFKVQGDFSLFQCSVPCRQETFYNEKYIREMLKQRKDLKIPSNLIPKCPYCGANMSMNLRSDDTFVQDENWYKAKDKYIAFLNESNNKNILFLELGVGFNTPAIIKYSFWRMALKNKNSIYASINLKNVFSIPDLKERSICIDDDISKVLKYIKNK; encoded by the coding sequence ATGAATGAACAATTAAATGATATTGAATTAACAGAAAAATTAAAATTAGCTATAGAAGAATCAGACTATATACTAATAGGCTCAGGTGCAGGGCTTTCTGCTTCTGCAGGTTTTTTATACTCTGGAAAAAGGTTTGATGATAACTTCATGGAATACAAAGATAAATATGGATTAACAGATATGTATAGTGCCTCCTTTTATAACTACCCTAGTCTAGAAGACTTTTGGGGATTTTTTTCTTTATTTGTTTATATTAATAGATATGATATTCCAGCAGATGAAACTCATTTAAATCTTTTGGACATAGTAAAAAATAAAAATTATTTTGTAATTACAACAAATGTTGATGGAAGATTTGAAGCCGCTAATTTTGATAAAGATAGGTTATTTAAAGTTCAGGGAGATTTTTCTCTTTTTCAATGCTCTGTTCCATGCAGGCAAGAAACTTTCTACAATGAAAAATATATAAGAGAAATGCTAAAACAAAGAAAAGATTTAAAAATACCTTCTAATCTTATTCCAAAATGTCCGTACTGTGGAGCTAATATGTCAATGAATCTAAGAAGCGATGACACATTTGTTCAAGATGAAAACTGGTATAAAGCCAAAGATAAATATATAGCTTTTTTAAATGAATCTAATAATAAAAATATTTTGTTTTTAGAACTAGGTGTAGGATTTAATACCCCTGCTATAATAAAATATTCTTTTTGGAGAATGGCTTTAAAAAATAAAAACTCAATTTACGCCTCCATTAATTTAAAAAATGTTTTCTCTATACCTGATTTAAAAGAGCGTTCTATATGCATAGATGATGATATATCCAAAGTATTAAAATATATAAAAAACAAATAA
- a CDS encoding YbjQ family protein, with protein sequence MQIFSVDYLPTNNYELLGLVKGNIVQSKHIGKDILASLNTLVGGEVTSYTEMINEARDIATNRMIEEAKKLGANAIIGVNYSTSSVLQGTTEVVAYGTAILLK encoded by the coding sequence ATGCAAATTTTTAGCGTAGACTACTTACCTACAAACAATTATGAACTATTAGGTTTGGTTAAAGGTAATATTGTACAATCAAAACATATAGGAAAAGATATATTAGCTTCTTTAAATACATTAGTAGGAGGCGAAGTAACAAGCTATACAGAAATGATAAACGAAGCAAGAGATATAGCTACAAACAGAATGATAGAAGAGGCTAAAAAACTAGGAGCCAATGCAATAATAGGAGTTAATTACAGCACTTCTTCAGTATTGCAAGGCACTACAGAGGTTGTTGCTTACGGCACAGCTATTTTATTAAAATAA
- a CDS encoding NAD(P)-dependent oxidoreductase, translating into MKIAIIAANGRAGKLIMNEALERGLDVTAIVRDKTKINNSKVKVIEKDLFNLTKDDLKEFDTVVSAFGVWDEKEFDKHSLVMEHLCKILANTNIRLMVIGGAASLYVNKEHTMILKDAPNFPEAFMGLAVSENKAFDILKDKKDVLWTYVSPSADFQAEGEKTGEYNIGHDELLVNSKGESYISYADYAIAFADEIVNKKYLNQQITFCSK; encoded by the coding sequence ATGAAAATTGCAATAATAGCAGCAAACGGAAGAGCCGGAAAATTAATTATGAATGAGGCATTAGAAAGAGGATTAGATGTTACAGCTATAGTGAGAGATAAAACAAAAATCAATAATTCAAAAGTAAAAGTTATAGAAAAAGATTTATTTAATTTAACAAAAGATGATTTGAAAGAATTTGACACTGTAGTAAGTGCATTCGGAGTATGGGACGAGAAAGAATTTGATAAGCATTCATTAGTTATGGAACATCTATGCAAAATACTTGCAAACACAAATATTAGATTAATGGTGATAGGAGGAGCAGCAAGTTTATATGTTAATAAAGAACATACTATGATATTAAAAGATGCTCCTAATTTTCCAGAAGCTTTTATGGGATTGGCAGTAAGTGAAAATAAAGCATTTGATATATTAAAAGATAAGAAAGATGTTTTATGGACTTATGTATCACCTTCTGCAGATTTTCAAGCTGAGGGAGAGAAAACAGGAGAATACAATATAGGTCATGATGAATTATTAGTTAATTCTAAAGGCGAAAGCTATATTAGTTATGCTGATTATGCTATAGCTTTTGCCGATGAAATAGTTAATAAAAAATACTTAAATCAACAAATAACATTCTGTTCAAAATAA
- a CDS encoding SDR family oxidoreductase, with product MKIAIIAANGKAGKLIMNEALERGLDVTAIVRDKTKINNSKVKVIEKDLFDLTKDDLKEFDTVVSAFGIWDEKELDKHSLVMEHLCKILANTNTRLMIVGGAASLYVNKEHTMILKDAPNFPEVFMGVAISSNKAFDILKDKKDVLWTYVSPSADFRADGEKTGEYNIGNDELLVNSKGESYISYADYAAAFADEIVNKKYLNQRITFCSK from the coding sequence ATGAAAATTGCAATAATAGCAGCAAATGGAAAAGCTGGAAAATTGATTATGAATGAGGCATTAGAAAGAGGATTAGATGTTACAGCAATAGTGAGAGATAAAACAAAAATCAATAATTCAAAAGTAAAAGTTATAGAAAAAGATTTATTTGATTTAACAAAAGACGATTTAAAAGAATTTGACACTGTAGTAAGTGCGTTTGGAATATGGGATGAAAAAGAGCTCGATAAACATTCATTAGTTATGGAACATCTATGCAAAATACTTGCAAATACTAATACAAGACTCATGATAGTAGGAGGAGCTGCAAGTTTATACGTAAATAAAGAGCATACTATGATATTAAAAGATGCTCCTAATTTTCCAGAGGTTTTTATGGGAGTGGCAATAAGTTCTAACAAAGCATTTGATATATTAAAAGATAAGAAAGATGTTTTGTGGACTTACGTATCACCTTCTGCAGATTTTCGAGCTGATGGAGAGAAAACAGGAGAATATAACATAGGCAATGATGAATTATTAGTTAATTCTAAAGGTGAAAGCTATATTAGCTATGCTGACTATGCGGCTGCTTTTGCTGATGAAATAGTTAATAAAAAATACTTAAATCAAAGAATAACATTCTGTTCAAAATAA
- a CDS encoding septum formation initiator family protein: MQLNIRLRAEIFYGIIVVGLALIIFLFVFSSKGFISIDKQKQAVEKKRARIEELDRKKKKILNTIDRLTNDREYILSYAKTFGYLDSSKNEKIIKIIRDNNDNNSYYNSEEYVDNNTEMATINSRGVIILAIFLAISFAIYVLFVNRHMFIKKHSNSVVTYKGSSM; encoded by the coding sequence ATGCAATTAAATATAAGGCTCAGAGCAGAAATTTTTTATGGTATAATAGTAGTTGGTTTAGCGTTGATTATTTTTTTATTCGTGTTTAGTTCTAAGGGGTTTATTAGCATAGATAAGCAAAAACAGGCTGTGGAAAAAAAGAGAGCAAGAATAGAAGAACTTGATAGAAAAAAGAAAAAAATATTAAATACTATAGATAGACTTACAAATGATAGAGAATATATACTTTCTTATGCCAAAACTTTTGGATATTTAGATAGTTCTAAAAATGAAAAAATTATAAAAATTATACGTGATAATAATGATAATAATTCTTATTATAACTCGGAAGAATATGTAGATAATAATACAGAGATGGCTACAATTAATTCTAGGGGCGTTATTATTTTGGCTATATTTTTAGCAATAAGCTTTGCTATTTATGTATTATTTGTTAATAGACATATGTTTATAAAGAAGCATAGTAATAGTGTAGTTACTTATAAGGGTAGTTCAATGTGA